The Corynebacterium marinum DSM 44953 genome contains the following window.
GAAGACCTCCACCGGCCACGGCTCCCCCCTCCCCCACCTCGTGCACGGCGGCCCCGGCCGCGCGGGCGGCGGCGAGGAGCTCGGCGGCATCCGCGGCGTCAAGCACTACATGCAGCGCACCGCCATCCAGGGCACCCCGGACCACCTCACCGCCATCACCGGCGAATGGGTCCGCGGCGCCAAGGTCAACAAGGTCACGCGCGCCGACGTGGACGCCGGTGCCGCCGATCACCCCTTCCGCAAGGACCTCGCGAGCCTGAAGGTCGGCGACCAGTTCGCCTCCGACCTGCGCCACGTCTCCATCGAGGAGATCCTGGAGTTCGCCGAGAAGACCGGCGACACCTTCTACGCCCACGTCGACGAGGAGGCCGCGACCGCCAACCCGTTCTTCCCGCGCCGCGTCGCCCACGGTTACCTGCTGGTCTCCTGGGCCGCGGGACTGTTCGTCGAGCCCGCTCCGGGCCCGGTCCTGGCCAACTACGGCCTGGAGAACCTCCGCTTCATCACCCCGGTCACCTACGACGACTCCGTCCGCATCGAGCTGACCGCCAAGCGCATCACCCCGCGCGTCACCGACGCCTACGGCGAGGTCTGCTGGGACGCGCAGCTGTTCAACCAGAACGACGAGCTCGTCGCCTCCTACGACGTGCTCACCCTCGTGGAAAAGGTGAACACCACTTACGCCAACTGGGGCAAGTAGTTCCCCCAGGTGAAGCGCCGGGAAGCCGCGGGTTCCCGGCGCTTCGCCGATTCACGGCTCCGCCCGCCCCGTGACCACCCCGTCCGACATGATGAACGGCCAGCTCAGGCCGTTCTTCGTCAGCACCTCCGGACGCAGTCGCTCAGGCAGGACGAGCGACTTGTCGCCGTAGCCCAGCAGGATCTCGTCGAAGGCGGGCAGCTCGTGCGTCGCCGCCAACGCCGCGTCCAGCTCCTGCTTCCCGACACCCTCCTGCCACTGCCCCATCCAGTACTCCTCCCCGTCGACGGTCAGGGGCACCACGTCGCGCGCCAGAGCCACCGCCTTCCTCGCCTGCGCGACGGTCAGGCCCGCCCACCACACGAGGTCCTTCACCGAGGCCGGCCCGTGGGAGTGCAGGTACCGGGTACCCAGCTCCGCCAGCGCCTCATCCCCCTCGAGCTCACGCTGCGTCACGGGCAGCTGCGCCACGTGGACGAACGTCTCCACGGCGCCCGCTTTCGGCCCCTGCACCACCTCGCCCTCACCGCCGAAGGCGCGCAGCAGATGCGGACCCCGACCGTCGCCCGGGTCGACCCCCGCCGCGGCGAACACCTCGTAGGCCTGCGGCCGGGTCAGGGGTTCATGCAGCTCACGGAGCAGCAACTCGGCGTGCAACGCCTCCCGGGCCACCTCGACCTGCCGCTCATCCAGCCCCAGCCGGGGGCGGCGCCGCGCCTGCGCCCGGGCCACCCGCGGGTTGCACAACCGCATGAGCCACCGGACGTCCTCCGCCGCGAGGAAATGCAGCGTGCCGCGCTGCGGCCAGGCGCGCACGATCTCGTGGGCGTCGACGGCGGCGAGCACGGCGGCGTCGTCACGCGGACCACGCAGGGACAACGCCCGGATACCCGCCGGGTACGTTTGCCCCTGCAGCGCGAGCATCCAGCGGGCCGCCTCCGCGGCGCCGCGTGCGGGGGATGAGAGCCCCTGCGCGATGAGCCGCCGGGCCCGTAGCTCCCGCAGTGAGGTCATGCCCGCCATTATCGCCGGGCGGGCTGCGCTTCCGTGATCCGCCCGTCACGCATCTCCACCACCCGGTCGAAGGAGTCGAGCAACGAACGGTCGTGGGTGACCATGACAGTCGCGGCGCCGGCGTCCCGGGTGACGCCGGCCAGCAGCCCCACGATCTCCCGCGCCAGAACCGTGTCGAGCGCCGACGTCGGCTCATCGGCCAGCAGGACCGCCGGCGAGCCCATGAGGGCGCGGGCGATGTTGACGCGCTGGCGCTGGCCGCCGGAGAGCTGCCCCATCCGGCGGTGGCCGAAACCGGCCAGCCCGACGCGGGCCAGCAGCTGATCGGCGTGCCCCGCCCTCCGGCGCAGGGCCCGGCCACGCAGCCCGCGGATGTGATCGGTGACCAGCAGCTGATCGCGCACGGTGAGGGCGCCGAGCAGGTTGGGCTGCTGGAAGACCAGGCCGGTTCCGCCTTCGGCCCGCACGCGGCCGGAGGTGGGCGTGAGCAGGCCGGCCGCCACGGAGAGCAGCGAGGACTTGCCCGAGCCCGATTCCCCGACGACGGCGGTCATCTCCCCCGCCCGGGCGGTGAAGGAGACGTCGTCCAGGGCGGTGACTGATGTGTCGCCGTCCGGGTAGGTGAGCGTGATGTTCTCCAGGGTCAGCGGCGTCATGCGTTTCCTCCGAGTGCGTCGAGCGGGTCGATCCCGGCCACCCGGCGGGTGGCCAGCAGGGCGCCGACGAGGCCGAGCGCCCAGATTCCCAGGGCCGGGTAGAGCACCGTCGCGGTGCTGAGCAGGAAGGGCACGGCCTGCCCGGCCGCGGTCCCCAGTGCCCAGCCGGCCAGCGCTCCGGCGGAGACGCCCGCGGCGAGGACGAGCGCCGCCTGGCCCAGGGCGTCGGCGCCCAGGTACCGGGGCGAGGCGCCGAGCGCCCGCAGGATGGCCAGGTCGCGGGTGCGCTGGATCGTCCAGACGGTGAGGAAGGAGACCGTGACCAGGGCGGATATCACGTACAGGAAGCCCTGCATCGCCCGGAGCGAACCCTGCTCCGACTGGTGGGAGGCCAACCCGGTGAAGGCGCCGGAGACGGTCTCCGCACGCATCCCGGTGGCTGCCGACGCCGCCTCCCACCCCGCCCCGTCCAACCCGCCGTCGACGGCCAGCACCGTGCCCGAGACGTCGTCCGGCGCGTGCGACACCGCCCGCCAGGTCTGCGTGTCCACCCAGACGACGGGGGAGTGGGAGTGGTACTCGTCGGCGGCCGTCCCCGCGACGGGAACCTCCCGGCCGCCGAGGAGGACGGCGTCGCCGGGGGTGTCCGCCAACGACTCGGACAGCACCACGCCGCCCGCGGGGACCGTGGCGCCGCCGGGGATCCGGTGGCCGGCGGGCAAGCCGACGACGGCGACCGCCGAGGTCTTCCCGGCCTCCAGCCGGGTCTGCGTGAAACCGACCGGGGTGACGGCGTCGACGCCGTCAACGCCCTCCCAGGCGTCCACGTCGGCGGGGGAGACCGTGGATTCGGTGAAGGAGGGTTCCTGCGAGGCGAAGACGTAACGGTCGGGATCGAGTGCGCTGAGGGCGGACGTGTTCTGCGCCCCGAGTCCGCCCGTCAGGCCGGTGAGCATCACCAGCAGCAGGGTGAGCAGGCCGACGACCGCGCCGATGAGCGTGAATCTGCCCCGGGCGTGGGTGATCTCCCGGATTCCGAGGAACATGATGAGGGGGTGACCTTTCTGGTCTCAGGATGGGAATTTCTTCCCCTGATCCTGCCTTTCGTCAGGTCACACCCACATCGGTGGACGCGCTGAAAATCCACTCAACCGATCGGTTGAGCGGGCTGCGCCGTTTTCCCGCCCGCGGGCCCCGGACGGACTAGATTGAGTGATGTACGTCACCAGTACGGATGCGGGAAGGGAGGACTCCGTGGACAACCGGCGACCCCGACATCTGATGACGCTGCTCGTCGCGGGAACGGCCCTCGCGCTCGGCGCCTGCACCGGCGCCGACGGGACGGGGGAGACGACGGTGACGGCGACCGCGACCATCACCCGGACGGTCACCGGCTCCCCGGCCGCACCGACCACGACGTCAATGGCCGAAGGGACGACCGAGGCCACCACCGAGACCTCTACGGCGACTTCTGCGGCGACCACGGCGGACCCCGCCTCCGGGGACTGCGACCGCACGGCGTTCCTGGGGGAGTTCACCGACCCCGGGGTGCTGTTCTGCGACGGCTCCTGGGCGCGGGCGGGGCAGTGGCAGACCGATCACGTGCTGCTCTTCCGCTTCGAGGACGGCCAGTGGCGGACCCACCCCGCCGACGGGCGTTCCCCGGTCACGGAGTACCCCTGCTACGACGAGCAGACCCTGCGCTCCGCGGGAGCGCCCGAGGAACTCGTGGACCAGGTTCTGCTGTGCGGGGCCGCGGGGTAGGGGAGGACCGCGCTACCGTCGGAGAACGTGAGCCATCTCAGCCGCCCCCGCACCCTGGACCCGTTGACGCGCATCCTCGTCTACCTGCGTGCCGGGCTGCACCTGACCTTCGCCCTCCTCCTGCTGCTGGGCCTGTTCCGCTACGCGGCGGCCGACCCGGCGCGCCTGGGCGATTCCCCGGCTCTTCCCCTGGTCGCGGCCCTGGCCGGGACCTACCTGGTGGGCACGGTCCGGTCCCCGGCCAGGTTCGCGCCGGCGTGGCTGGCGGTGGTCGTCGTGCTGTGGTGCGGGCTGGTGGCGGTGTCGGCGCACTTCGTGTGGGTGCTCTTCCCGCTCGCCCTGCTCGCCCTGCAGGTCCTGCCCCGGTGGGCCGGCCTGACGTCGGTGGCGGTGCTGTGGGCGATCGCGGCTTTCGTCCCCCTCCTCCTGCACCCCGAGGGCTGGAGCACGGGGTCGGCGCTGGGCCCGGCGATCGGCACGGTGGTCGCGGTGGCGATCTTCTTCGTCTACCGCACGCTGCATTCCGAGGCCGCCCGACACCGCCGGGTCGCCCAGCAGCTGCGGGCCACCCGCGCGGAACTGGCGGCCACCGAACACGAGGCCGGCCGGATGGAGGAGCGTGAACGCCTGTCCCGGGAGATCCACGACACCGTGGCGCAGGGCCTCAGCTCAATTCTGCTGGTCTCCCGGGCGGCGCAGGCCAGCCTGTCCCGGGGCGACGCGGCCACGGCCGGCGAGCAGCTGGGCACCATCGGTGAGGTCGCGGCGGAGAACCTGGCGGAGGCCCGCCGTTTCGTCCGCGACCTCGCGTCGCCCGCGCTGGGGGAGTCGGTCCCCGACGCGTTGCGCGGCGTGATCGACCGCGTGCGCGCCCGGCAGGGGGCGCTCGGCGAGCCGGTGGAGATCTCCCTGCAGCTGGCGGGGGACACCGGCCGCGCGCTGCCTGAGCCGGTGGCCCGGGTGATCGTGCGGGCGGCCCAGGAGGCGTTGACGAACGTGGTCCGGCACGCCCGCGCCGGGATGGCGGTGGTGACCTTCGCGGTGTGGGAGGACACGGTCACCCTGGACGTGGTCGACGACGGCGAGGGCTTTGACGGAGAATACGGGTACGGGCTGCGCGGCCTGGAGGCACGCGTGGCCGCCGTCCACGGGGATCTGGACGTCCTCACCGGGGACGGCACCACTGTGGTCGTCTCGATACCCCTGACCTCCGCGAAGGAACTGCCGTGATCCGTGTCATGCTCATCGACGACCACCCCGTCGTCCGCGCCGGCCTGCGCGCCATCCTCAACGGCTTCGAGGACGTCGACGTCGTCGCCGAAGGCGCTGACGGCGCCGACGCCCTCGAGGCGACCAGGGCGGAGGTGGACGTCATCGTCTGCGACATCCAGATGCCCGGCATGGACGGCATCACCGCCACCCGCCGCCTCCGCGCGGCCGACGGTCCCCCCGTGCTCGTCCTCACCACCTACGACACGCAGGCGGACATCGTCGCCGCAGTCGAGGCCGGCGCGCTCGGCTACCTGCTCAAGGACGCCCCCGAGCAGGCGCTTCACGACGCCGTCGTGGCCACCGCCGCCGGCCGCCGCACCCTCTCCCCGGAGGTCGCCGCGAGCCTGGCGGAACGGGTGAGCAGGCCCGCCGAGGCGCTCTCCCCCCGGGAGATCGAGATCCTGCGGGCCCTGGCGACCGGCGCAGGCAACCGGGAGCTGGCGAAGCGGCTGTTCATCTCCGAGGCCACGGTGAAGACGCACCTGGTGCACATCTACCAGAAACTCGGTGTGGAGAACCGCACCGCGGCCATCACCGCGGCCCGGGAGAGACGCCTGATCTAGTGCCCGTCGTGGGAGCCCTGCCCCGCCACGCTGGTGACCGTGGTCAACAGGAACACCGAGTCCTCGAGCGCGGTGACCGAGTGCCGCTGGTGGGTCAGCGTGACCAGCTCGCCCTCGCCGACGGTCTCCTCCTCCTGCCCCTTGACCGTCACCCGGCCGGCGAACAGGAACAGCGAGGCCGCGGGCGGGGAGTTGTGCTCCTGGAGCATGACGCCCTCCCGCAGGGCGATGACGGTCTGCCGAAGCGGACCGTCGTTGACCAGTATCTTCGCCGCGCGGCCGTTCTCGGCGTCGCGCGCCTTCTCGAGCAACTGGCGTGCCTTGTCATCGACGACGGACATGTGGTTCTCCCTCTGTGGACAGTCGAGTCCAGGGTACCCGGAAAGGCGGTGACCCGGGTCATAGTCACCGGGGCCGTCGTGTCAGTTCCCCATGCTCCCCGCGGAGGCCGCGCCTGCGGCCATCATCACCAGGACCACGATGCTGCCCGCGCAGAAGACTCCCAGGGCGTAACGCCGCAGTTCGGGCCGCAACCGAACCGCGGCCCACCCGCCGAGCGTCGCACCGAGGGTGTTGAGGAGGAGATCATCCACGTCCGTGTACCCGCGGGCGAACACGAACTGGGCCACCTCGATCCCCAGGCTCAGTACGGCTCCCGCGCAGGTCGCCCAGAGCACGCCGCGGCGGCGTCAGGCCGGGCGGGAGGGGTCCGGCCGGGTGAAGGTGCGCCAGAGCAGCACCGCCAGGAAGCCGACGGGCACGAACAGCGCCAGGTTCCCCAGGGTGTTGACCACCGGCCCGTACCAGACCGGCGCGTCCACGAAGCCGTTGAAGGGGACCAGGTCCACGCTGCGCCGGTTGTGCGCCTGCGCGTTCCACAGTCCGCCGACGGAGAAACTGCTCTTGAGCAGGGTCAGGGAAGCCACGGTCGCGGCCACCAGTCCCGCGGCCGCCAGGTAGACCACCCGGGGCCACAGGGAGCGCGGGATATCAGTCCTCGTTTTCATCGGAGCCAGGGTACCTGCGCGTGATCAGAGCTCCCTGTCAGTCTCGGGGAAGGACTGTCCACTTCGGCCCCCCGCAAGATGCGGCTTCCTCCTCCCCGGGACACCTCGGAGGGCACGAAAAAACGCATGACCGATGCTGGCGCACACCCACCATGGCGGACGCCAATTCAAATCCGTTCAGGCCCCGCAGTCCTCCCCGGTCGCGACCACATCCCCCGGCCCGCGGGTCAACCCCCAGTGGATGAGGTGCGCGGCCCCGGGGTCACCGGGCAGGTCGTAGTGGCTGAACGTCCGCCCGCAGGTTGCCTCGACGTCGACGTTCGCCACGTCCGCTCCGCCGACGGCCTCGAGCATGGAGGTGCTGCTGGGGGTCGCGACGGCGTCCGAGGGCGTGTACAGGGTGGTGTAGACGACCCCGGGCGTGGTGTCCGGAACCCCGGAGAGCCAGGCGATGAACTCGGAGTCCTGGCGCTGCTCGAGGGTGGAGGCGCCGAGCATCCGCTGCGAGGAACCGGGGTCGGCGTCGAGCGCGGAGGCGGTCGCGTGCGTCAGGCCCGAGAGGGTGGTCCCGTCGGAGCCGTGGTGGAGGGTCCAGACGCAGAATCCGCGCTCACGCAGGAAACCGGCGGTGCCGGCGAAGCCCGTCGAGTCGCTGCCGGTGCCGTGCAGGTAGACCACCGGGTTCGGGTGGGCGGGGGAGGGGACGCAGGAGGCGTCGTTGAAGACCGGGTCGATCACTGACCCGGAGGACGCCGCGCCCGCGCCCGGCGCACCGGCCACGACGAGGACGACGGCGGCCAGGGTACTGAGGGCGCCGCGGAATCTGCTCACACGTCGAATGTAGAACGTCGCGCGACGCTCCACAGGTGATCGGCGTCACTTTCCGGACAGGAACGGGGCGACCACCCCGCGGGAGACCCGGCAGTCGAGCACCCAGGTGCCCGTTCCCCCCGCCGTCAGCCACTCGGACGCCTCGTCGAGGTCCCGCCACGTGCGGACCACGGTGCCGCGGGCGCCGAACACGCCCAACAGGGAAGCGAAGTCCACCTCGGGGATGAGCATCGGCGTCTGCGTCACGCCCCGGGCCCCGTACTGGTGGACCTCGGCGCCGTACGCGGCGTCGTTGACCACCACGATCACGCACCGCCCGCCGGTGGCGTGGACGCGGCGGATGACGGACTCGGCGTCGGCGAGGGCCATGAGCCCGCCGCCGTCGCCGGTGACCAGCACGGTCAGTCTCTCGCCGGCGGCTTCGACGACGCCGACCGCCGAGCCGAAACCCAGGCCGATCGATTCGAATGCGGTGCCCACGAGCACCAGGTGGTCCGGCCCCGGCACGTCGAGGTACATGCACGGCCACGCGATGAAGTGGCCGCCGTCGGTGACCACCACGCGCTCCTGCGGCAGCACCTCGTTGAGCCGGCCGAACAGGCCCCGCGGGTCCAACCGCCCGTCAGGGGCGAGCTCCTCGCCGGGTGCGTGGCCGGTGCGCAGCGGCGCACTCCGCTCCGCGACGCCCCGGCACGCCAACACCGGGAGCACGTCGGACGCATCGCCGCGCAGGAAGGCGTCCACCCGCGGGGAGGTGGGGGAGTGGCGGTCGATCTGGACGACGCACGCGTCCGGCCCGAAGGCCCGGCCGTGGTCGGCGGTGAAGGGGTTGAGCGAGGCCCCGACGACGAGCACCACGTCCGCGGCACGGATCTCCGCGGCGGCCTCCGGGAACGCGAAACCGCCGCAGATCCCCAGGTCGCGCACTCCCCGGGCGCCGCGGAAGAAGCCCTTGGCGGGGGCGGTGGTGGCCACGTCCGCCCCCAGGGCCTCCGCGAGGGAGACGACCTCCGCCCGCGCGCCCACGGCACCGCGGCCGGCGAGGACGAGGGGACGGCGGGCGTCGGAAAGCAGGCGGGAGACCTCGGCCGGGTCGGCGGGCGGCTCCTCCGGGCCGGAAGGCAGGAACAGCACCACCGGCGCCGACTCCCGCAGGGCGGTCTCCAGGGCGCGGCGGGTCTCCCCGGCCGCGTCCGGGCCCGCGGTGAACACCTGCACGCCGCTGGCCCCGGCCAGGGCCGCCTGGTCGACCGCGTCGTCCGCCCCCGCGACGAGGAGGAGGGGGGAGCGGTTGAGGGCGGCGTCGATGAGCGGGGTGAGCGCGTTGCTGAAACCCGGGCCGTAGGTGGTCGTCGCGACGGCCAGGCGACGCGTCGTCCGGTGGTGGGCGTCCGCGGCGGCGACGGCGGCGGCCTCGTGGCGGACCGGGATGATCTCCACGCCGCGCTCGGCGAGCGCGTGGATGAACCAGGCGTTGCCGTTGCCCATGAGGCCGAAGACGGTGCGGGTGTGCTCGGCGACAACGGCCGCTACACGTTCCGGCACCGTCTTTCCCATGGCTCTACTTCACCACGAGGTTGACCATACGTCCCGGCACGACGATCTGCTTGATCAGGTTCTTGCCCTCGAGGTGGGCGGCCACGTTCGGCTCCTCCAGCGCGCGGGCGATGATCGTGTCCTGGTCCGCGTCGGCAGGCACGTTGACGCGGGCGCGGACCTTGCCGTTGATCTGGACGGGCAGCTCGATCTCGTCGTCGACCAGCCACTTTTCGTCGACGGTGGGGAAGTCGACGAATGTCACGGTGCCGGTGTGGCCGAGCCGCTTCCACAGCTCCTCCGCGATGTGCGGGGCGACGGGGGCGGTCATGACGATCAGGGGCTCGACGGCGGCCGCCGGCACGGCTCCCGGGTACGTCTTGGTCAGGTAGTTGACGTACTCGATGAGCTTGGCCACGACGGTGTTCACGCGCAGGTTGGCGTAGTCTTCGCGCACGCCCTCGACGGTGCGGTGCAGCTGCTTGTTGTCCTCGTCGGTGAGCGGGAGATCCCCGGTGAGCACGTCGCCGGTCTCCTCGTCGACGACCAGGCGCCACAGGCGCTGCAGGAAACGCTGCGCTCCCACGACGTCCTTCGTCGCCCAGGGGCGGGAGGTGTCGAGCGGCCCCATGGACATCTCGTAGACGCGCAGGGTGTCCGCGCCGTAGTTGTCGCAGATGTCGTCGGGGGCGACGGCGTTCTTCAGGGACTTGCCCATCTTGCCGTACTCCTGGTTGACCTCCTCGCCCTGCCAGAAGAACTTCCCGTCCTTCTCCTCGACCTCCTCGGCCGGGACGTAGACGCCGCGGGCGTCGGTGTAGGCGTAGGCCTGGATGTAGCCCTGGTTGTACAGGCGGCGGTAGGGCTCGACGGAGGAGACGTGGCCCAGGTCGAAGAGGACCTTGTGCCAGAAACGTGCGTAGAGCAGGTGCAGCACGGCGTGCTCGACGCCGCCGACATATAGGTCGACGCCGCCGCAGTCGCCGTCGAACCGGGGGCCGGTCCAGTAGCGTTCGTTCTCCAGGTCGACGAACTTCTCGGAGTTGTTCGGGTCGACGTAGCGCAGCTGGTACCAGGAGGAACCCGCCCACTGCGGCATGACGTTGGTGTCGCGGAAGTAGGTCTTCGGGCCGTCGCCCAGGTCGAGTTCGACCTCAACCCATTCCTTCGCCTTGGCGAGCGGGGGCTGCGGTTCGGAGTCCGCGTCCTCCGGGTCGAAGGACACCGGCTGGTAGTCGGCCACCTCGGGCAGCTCGACCGGCAGCATGGAATCCGGCAGGGCGTGGGCCAGGCCCTGCTCGTCGTAGACGACCGGGAAGGGCTCGCCCCAGTAGCGCTGCCGGGCGAACAGCCAGTCGCGCAGCTTGTACTGGATCTTCTCCGTGCCGCGGCCCTCCGCGACGAGCCAGGCGATGGTGCGCTCGATGGCTTCTGCCTTGTTCAGGCCGTTGATGTCCAGACCCTGCGTGTTTGCGGAGTTGACCAGGGTGCCGTCGCCGGTCCAGGCCGCCTCGCCGATGTCGCCGCCGGAGACGACCTCGATGATGGGCAGGCCGAAGACGGTGGCGAATTCGTAGTCGCGCTCATCGTGGGCGGGGACGGCCATGATGGCGCCGGTGCCGTAGCCCGTGAGGACGTAGTCGGCGATGAAGACCGGGATCTGCGCCCCGTTGACCGGGTTCGTGGCGTGCACGCCCAGGAACACGCCGGTCTTCTCCTTGTTCTCCTGGCGCTCGATGTCGGACTTCGCGGCGATCGAGGCGCGGTAGGCCTCGACGGCCTCCGCCGGGGTGGCGGCGCCGTAGGTCCACTGCTTGTCGACGCCCTCGTAGCTCCCCGTGCCGGCCGCCACCAGCTCGTCGACGAGCTCGTGCTCGGGCGCGAGCACCATGTAGGAGGCGCCGAACAGGGTGTC
Protein-coding sequences here:
- a CDS encoding ABC transporter permease — encoded protein: MFLGIREITHARGRFTLIGAVVGLLTLLLVMLTGLTGGLGAQNTSALSALDPDRYVFASQEPSFTESTVSPADVDAWEGVDGVDAVTPVGFTQTRLEAGKTSAVAVVGLPAGHRIPGGATVPAGGVVLSESLADTPGDAVLLGGREVPVAGTAADEYHSHSPVVWVDTQTWRAVSHAPDDVSGTVLAVDGGLDGAGWEAASAATGMRAETVSGAFTGLASHQSEQGSLRAMQGFLYVISALVTVSFLTVWTIQRTRDLAILRALGASPRYLGADALGQAALVLAAGVSAGALAGWALGTAAGQAVPFLLSTATVLYPALGIWALGLVGALLATRRVAGIDPLDALGGNA
- a CDS encoding response regulator — protein: MIRVMLIDDHPVVRAGLRAILNGFEDVDVVAEGADGADALEATRAEVDVIVCDIQMPGMDGITATRRLRAADGPPVLVLTTYDTQADIVAAVEAGALGYLLKDAPEQALHDAVVATAAGRRTLSPEVAASLAERVSRPAEALSPREIEILRALATGAGNRELAKRLFISEATVKTHLVHIYQKLGVENRTAAITAARERRLI
- a CDS encoding esterase/lipase family protein — translated: MSRFRGALSTLAAVVLVVAGAPGAGAASSGSVIDPVFNDASCVPSPAHPNPVVYLHGTGSDSTGFAGTAGFLRERGFCVWTLHHGSDGTTLSGLTHATASALDADPGSSQRMLGASTLEQRQDSEFIAWLSGVPDTTPGVVYTTLYTPSDAVATPSSTSMLEAVGGADVANVDVEATCGRTFSHYDLPGDPGAAHLIHWGLTRGPGDVVATGEDCGA
- a CDS encoding thiamine pyrophosphate-binding protein; this translates as MPERVAAVVAEHTRTVFGLMGNGNAWFIHALAERGVEIIPVRHEAAAVAAADAHHRTTRRLAVATTTYGPGFSNALTPLIDAALNRSPLLLVAGADDAVDQAALAGASGVQVFTAGPDAAGETRRALETALRESAPVVLFLPSGPEEPPADPAEVSRLLSDARRPLVLAGRGAVGARAEVVSLAEALGADVATTAPAKGFFRGARGVRDLGICGGFAFPEAAAEIRAADVVLVVGASLNPFTADHGRAFGPDACVVQIDRHSPTSPRVDAFLRGDASDVLPVLACRGVAERSAPLRTGHAPGEELAPDGRLDPRGLFGRLNEVLPQERVVVTDGGHFIAWPCMYLDVPGPDHLVLVGTAFESIGLGFGSAVGVVEAAGERLTVLVTGDGGGLMALADAESVIRRVHATGGRCVIVVVNDAAYGAEVHQYGARGVTQTPMLIPEVDFASLLGVFGARGTVVRTWRDLDEASEWLTAGGTGTWVLDCRVSRGVVAPFLSGK
- a CDS encoding winged helix DNA-binding domain-containing protein, with product MTSLRELRARRLIAQGLSSPARGAAEAARWMLALQGQTYPAGIRALSLRGPRDDAAVLAAVDAHEIVRAWPQRGTLHFLAAEDVRWLMRLCNPRVARAQARRRPRLGLDERQVEVAREALHAELLLRELHEPLTRPQAYEVFAAAGVDPGDGRGPHLLRAFGGEGEVVQGPKAGAVETFVHVAQLPVTQRELEGDEALAELGTRYLHSHGPASVKDLVWWAGLTVAQARKAVALARDVVPLTVDGEEYWMGQWQEGVGKQELDAALAATHELPAFDEILLGYGDKSLVLPERLRPEVLTKNGLSWPFIMSDGVVTGRAEP
- a CDS encoding VanZ family protein, with amino-acid sequence MLWATCAGAVLSLGIEVAQFVFARGYTDVDDLLLNTLGATLGGWAAVRLRPELRRYALGVFCAGSIVVLVMMAAGAASAGSMGN
- a CDS encoding ABC transporter ATP-binding protein, with the translated sequence MTPLTLENITLTYPDGDTSVTALDDVSFTARAGEMTAVVGESGSGKSSLLSVAAGLLTPTSGRVRAEGGTGLVFQQPNLLGALTVRDQLLVTDHIRGLRGRALRRRAGHADQLLARVGLAGFGHRRMGQLSGGQRQRVNIARALMGSPAVLLADEPTSALDTVLAREIVGLLAGVTRDAGAATVMVTHDRSLLDSFDRVVEMRDGRITEAQPARR
- the leuS gene encoding leucine--tRNA ligase — translated: MSTPNDGTASTPAFRYTPQLANEIERSWQKYWVDNGTFNAPNPVGDLATDQPLPEDKLFVQDMFPYPSGAGLHVGHPLGYIATDVYARYNRMLGRNVLHTLGYDSFGLPAEQYAIQTGTHPRTTTMANIENMRRQLDALGLGHDRRRSVATTDPEFYRWTQWIFLQIYNSWFDGEQQKARPIDELIAQLEAGTRTTKDGSDYRELSDIGKQQAVDEFRLVYRSNSMVNWCPGLGTVLANEEVTSDGRSERGNFPVFRKNLSQWMMRITAYSDRLIDDLELLDWPEKVKSMQRNWIGRSRGAEVDFSALGRTIRVFTTRPDTLFGASYMVLAPEHELVDELVAAGTGSYEGVDKQWTYGAATPAEAVEAYRASIAAKSDIERQENKEKTGVFLGVHATNPVNGAQIPVFIADYVLTGYGTGAIMAVPAHDERDYEFATVFGLPIIEVVSGGDIGEAAWTGDGTLVNSANTQGLDINGLNKAEAIERTIAWLVAEGRGTEKIQYKLRDWLFARQRYWGEPFPVVYDEQGLAHALPDSMLPVELPEVADYQPVSFDPEDADSEPQPPLAKAKEWVEVELDLGDGPKTYFRDTNVMPQWAGSSWYQLRYVDPNNSEKFVDLENERYWTGPRFDGDCGGVDLYVGGVEHAVLHLLYARFWHKVLFDLGHVSSVEPYRRLYNQGYIQAYAYTDARGVYVPAEEVEEKDGKFFWQGEEVNQEYGKMGKSLKNAVAPDDICDNYGADTLRVYEMSMGPLDTSRPWATKDVVGAQRFLQRLWRLVVDEETGDVLTGDLPLTDEDNKQLHRTVEGVREDYANLRVNTVVAKLIEYVNYLTKTYPGAVPAAAVEPLIVMTAPVAPHIAEELWKRLGHTGTVTFVDFPTVDEKWLVDDEIELPVQINGKVRARVNVPADADQDTIIARALEEPNVAAHLEGKNLIKQIVVPGRMVNLVVK
- a CDS encoding sensor histidine kinase yields the protein MSHLSRPRTLDPLTRILVYLRAGLHLTFALLLLLGLFRYAAADPARLGDSPALPLVAALAGTYLVGTVRSPARFAPAWLAVVVVLWCGLVAVSAHFVWVLFPLALLALQVLPRWAGLTSVAVLWAIAAFVPLLLHPEGWSTGSALGPAIGTVVAVAIFFVYRTLHSEAARHRRVAQQLRATRAELAATEHEAGRMEERERLSREIHDTVAQGLSSILLVSRAAQASLSRGDAATAGEQLGTIGEVAAENLAEARRFVRDLASPALGESVPDALRGVIDRVRARQGALGEPVEISLQLAGDTGRALPEPVARVIVRAAQEALTNVVRHARAGMAVVTFAVWEDTVTLDVVDDGEGFDGEYGYGLRGLEARVAAVHGDLDVLTGDGTTVVVSIPLTSAKELP